The Candidatus Zixiibacteriota bacterium genome window below encodes:
- a CDS encoding glycine/sarcosine/betaine reductase component B subunit yields the protein MPLTLYRHRIRDLRLGAPSRLEKDGVLSIDADELRALLLEDGTLAGVDFTVARPGENCRAGPVFDIVEPRAKADGGPDFPGVLGPPQTAGRGSTHVLDGAAVTILRENSPGDSRGPTGYVLEMSGAPAEVSPYGALLHLIVMPRTRPDLPGHARQKAYRLAGLKAAVHLARAGFARPADTVETLEIEAAGGERRGLPRMAYVGQIFSRQRKPEAGEQILYGADTDGMLPVVLHPNEWLDGAVLPSYHTSLGGAETYFYQNHPVIGALYERHRAGELAFVGTVATIASANNFDRERNCSFAANLVKTALGADAAVLTKFGGGVPHTDLAETARLLEKLGVKTAVMVTDLARDHRVESALLFNFPEVDAIVCIGGNDTRWSLPRVERVIASTREMAEVLAGPLEIESLNVVGVANQQGASRLRAMVC from the coding sequence ATGCCGCTTACTCTTTACCGCCACAGGATCCGGGACCTCCGATTGGGCGCACCGTCGCGTCTCGAGAAGGACGGGGTCCTGTCGATCGACGCGGACGAACTTCGCGCTCTTCTGCTTGAGGACGGCACGCTGGCGGGGGTGGATTTCACCGTCGCACGCCCCGGCGAGAATTGCCGGGCGGGACCCGTATTCGACATCGTCGAGCCGCGCGCCAAGGCCGACGGCGGTCCGGACTTTCCGGGCGTGCTGGGCCCTCCGCAAACCGCGGGGAGGGGTTCGACCCATGTGCTCGACGGGGCCGCCGTGACGATCTTGCGCGAGAACTCTCCGGGAGATTCGCGCGGGCCAACGGGTTATGTCCTGGAGATGAGCGGGGCGCCGGCCGAGGTCTCGCCCTACGGCGCTTTGCTTCACCTGATCGTGATGCCGCGGACGCGGCCCGACCTGCCGGGACACGCGCGTCAAAAGGCATATCGCCTCGCGGGCCTGAAAGCCGCGGTTCATCTGGCGCGGGCCGGTTTCGCCCGGCCTGCGGATACGGTCGAAACGCTCGAGATCGAGGCCGCCGGCGGAGAACGCCGGGGACTTCCGCGGATGGCGTACGTTGGCCAGATCTTCTCGCGCCAGAGAAAGCCGGAAGCGGGGGAGCAGATTCTGTACGGGGCCGACACCGACGGGATGCTGCCGGTCGTGCTCCACCCCAACGAGTGGCTGGACGGAGCCGTGCTGCCGTCGTATCACACGTCGCTCGGCGGTGCGGAAACCTACTTTTACCAGAACCATCCCGTGATCGGCGCGCTTTACGAACGCCATCGCGCCGGCGAGCTGGCGTTCGTGGGGACCGTGGCGACGATCGCCTCTGCGAACAATTTCGACCGCGAACGGAACTGCTCCTTTGCGGCCAATCTCGTGAAGACGGCGCTGGGCGCCGACGCCGCGGTGCTAACGAAATTCGGCGGCGGAGTCCCCCACACGGATCTCGCCGAGACGGCGCGCCTGCTCGAGAAGCTGGGAGTCAAGACTGCGGTCATGGTAACCGACCTGGCGCGTGACCACCGGGTCGAATCGGCCCTGCTTTTCAACTTTCCTGAGGTCGACGCGATTGTCTGCATCGGCGGCAACGACACCCGATGGTCGCTGCCGCGGGTCGAGCGGGTGATCGCGTCGACTCGCGAGATGGCCGAAGTGCTGGCAGGACCCTTGGAGATCGAGTCGCTGAACGTCGTCGGCGTGGCCAACCAGCAAGGCGCGTCGAGGCTGAGGGCGATGGTGTGTTGA